The region GTCGGCGGCGGTGAATGCGCTCGGGGAGGAGGCGGCGTGTCGGGCCGCGGCGACCACCTCGTCAGCCGGCGCGGTCTTGGGTACGAAGGCACTCGCCCCGGCTTCGAGAGCACCGAAGAGCTGGTCGTCACCGGCGTACATGGTCAGCACGACGATGCCCATCGTGGCGCTGGACTTACGCAGGGCGCGGGTGGCCTCCAGGCCGCTACCGTCCGGCAGGCGAAGATCCATGATCACGACGTCGGGCTGCAGGGCGCCGGCCTGCCGGACCCCCTCCGCGGCGGTGGCGGCCTCGCCGACGACCTCGAACTGCCGATCCCGCTCGAAGGCGTGGCGCAGTCCCTTGCGGATCAGATCGTGATCATCCACAAGCAGGACCTTGGTACGGGTCGTCGGCGTGGGGCTGGTGGTCATGCTCGGGTTACTCCCCTTCTGGTGCGGTGACGCTATCGCGGACGCTATCGCGCCGGGGCAAGGTTCCGAGTACCACCGCCACGGTCGTGCCGCTGGGGCGTCGCGGTCTGATCTCCAGGCGGCCTCGGATACGTTCCGCTCTCTCCGCCATGATCGCAAGCCCGTAGCGCCCGTCGGGCCGCTGGTCAGCTATGCCCTGACCATCATCCGACACTTCGATCTGTGCGAACGGCGGGTCGACGGCACAGGTTACCCACAAATTGGTGGCCTGTGCGTGTTTACGGGCGTTGGTGATCGCCTCTTGCGCGATGCGGAGCATTTCGGCCTCGGTGGCGGCGGGCAACCGGGCAGTGGACTCGTCGAGGGAAAGGTGCACCCGGAGTCCGGCCGACGCGCCCACCGTCCGGGCGTACTCGGCGATCGCGGCGGCCAGCCCACCGTGCCGGTCCACCTCGCTGCGCAGCTCGAACAGGCTCAACCGCAGCTCGGTGATCACCCGGGTGACCTCGCCGCGCAGCGTACGCAGCTCCTCGGCGGTCTCCTTGGCGTCGTCGGGCAGGGTGGCCAGCGCGTTGTCGATGCCGTACCCCACCATCACGAGTTCCTGGGCGACCCCGTCGTGGATCTCCCTGGCCAGCCGCTGCCGTTCCTCGTTGGTGGCCAGCGATCGGACCTCGTCGAAGAGCAGCGCGGCCTCCAGCCGCAGCGCGGCCGGCCGGGTCAACGCGGTCACCTGGTCCACCACCGCGGCCGGGTACGCCCCTGCCACGTCCGCCTCCAGGGTGACCAGGCCGACCGTACGCACCCCGGCGACCAGTGGTACGACCAGCGCAGAGACCTCCGGACCGGAGTGGGAGCGGGACTGGGAACGGTGGGCCGTCTGCGGCTGCTGGGTGGCCCAGGCATCGGCGATGGCCGAGTCGGCGTCGAGCGTGGTCTCCCAGTCGACCCGGTCCACCCCGACCTGGGCGAGCACCACCAACCGCCCACCGCCGCTGGCCGAGAGCACGGCCCCCCGGTCGGTACGGGCCACCGTACGCAACTCCTCCAGCAGGTGCTCGGAGATGCCACCCGGGTCGAGGGTGGCCCCGGGCAGTTGCCGGGCGACGCTGCGCAGTTGGGTGAGCAGTCGGGTCGCCTCGGCGTACGGCTGGGGCTTGCTCTCGCCCCGGACCTGCATGATCCGTTGCAGGGTGCTGGCCGCGATCGTGCCGAGCACGGCCAGGGTCAACCACTGGGCGCAGACGGCGAGGTAATTGGCCTGCTCAAGCTGTCGGCCGGCGGCGGTCTCGGTGACCAGCCCGCTGACGACGAGCGCGACGGCGGCGACGCCGAGCAGGGCCGCACCCTCTCGTACCCGTCGGTTCATGGCGGTCACGGTGAGCGGCACGGCCAGGTAGGGGAGCATCGCCGCCGCACCGAGGTTGCTGCCCTGGACCGCCGAGGCGGCCACCTGGCTGGCCGCCATCGCGACGATCACCACCTCGGCGAACCGGCCGAGCGGGGCGAGGATCCGATGCCGTGGAGCGATCACGGCGGGAATGCCGGCCCCGGCGAGCAGGGCGATCCACCAGAGCTGGGTCACGTCCCGGGTGGCGATCAGGGTCAGTAGGGCGACCAGACAGAGCATCACCACCCGGGCTGCTACCGCCAGCGGGTGCAGGAACGGCAGGGGGACTGTCGATGCGGGCACCTGACGGATCGTAGTCAGCTTCCGTAGATCGCGGCGATTTCCGCCGCGTGCTTTCTGTGTACGACGTCCCGCTTGACCTTCATCGACGGG is a window of Micromonospora polyrhachis DNA encoding:
- a CDS encoding response regulator transcription factor; this encodes MTTSPTPTTRTKVLLVDDHDLIRKGLRHAFERDRQFEVVGEAATAAEGVRQAGALQPDVVIMDLRLPDGSGLEATRALRKSSATMGIVVLTMYAGDDQLFGALEAGASAFVPKTAPADEVVAAARHAASSPSAFTAADLAEAMKRRLAPSGPQLSPREGQVLRLLADGMSVAGIAKQLFVSESTAKTHISKLYEKLGAANRAQALMTALRLGLLEAPDAPKF
- a CDS encoding sensor histidine kinase, with the protein product MPASTVPLPFLHPLAVAARVVMLCLVALLTLIATRDVTQLWWIALLAGAGIPAVIAPRHRILAPLGRFAEVVIVAMAASQVAASAVQGSNLGAAAMLPYLAVPLTVTAMNRRVREGAALLGVAAVALVVSGLVTETAAGRQLEQANYLAVCAQWLTLAVLGTIAASTLQRIMQVRGESKPQPYAEATRLLTQLRSVARQLPGATLDPGGISEHLLEELRTVARTDRGAVLSASGGGRLVVLAQVGVDRVDWETTLDADSAIADAWATQQPQTAHRSQSRSHSGPEVSALVVPLVAGVRTVGLVTLEADVAGAYPAAVVDQVTALTRPAALRLEAALLFDEVRSLATNEERQRLAREIHDGVAQELVMVGYGIDNALATLPDDAKETAEELRTLRGEVTRVITELRLSLFELRSEVDRHGGLAAAIAEYARTVGASAGLRVHLSLDESTARLPAATEAEMLRIAQEAITNARKHAQATNLWVTCAVDPPFAQIEVSDDGQGIADQRPDGRYGLAIMAERAERIRGRLEIRPRRPSGTTVAVVLGTLPRRDSVRDSVTAPEGE